The Methanobrevibacter millerae genome includes the window GTTGTTAAGTCATGATGGTGATGATGCTCATGATGATGTCCGTGATCATGGTCATGATGGTGATGATGGGAATGACCCTCTTTTAAACCTAAAATAGTTGGAATGTCATTTGTTGTATGAACACCCGGAGCTATGAAAACAGGCACAACTATTAATCTATCAACATCATTTTTACTAAGTAAAACATCAATTGCATCTGGAATGCTAGGCTCAGCTAATTCCATGAACCCAAAATTACAAGGATAATCTGTTGTTTTTTCAAATTTAGTGAATAATGTGGAAATAAACTCTTTGTTATATTTTAGTCTACTTCCATGAGAGACTAGTAAAATTCCAGTTTTAGCATCCTCATCCAATTCAGATTCTTTTAATACTTCATCAATTCTTTTATCAATAAACTTCAGCAAATCATCATCTGGGCCAATAGCTGATAATAGTTCTATTTCTCCGTCAAAATCAACATCATCAGCAATTGATAAATAATGTTCATCAGGGTAATTTCCATCAGGACATCTAGGATCTTCTTCTAATGGGTCCAATCCCAAAAGAATAGGAATATCAATATTGGTATGAATTCCAGGAGCTAAAAAAACAGGAAGTGCTATAATCTTATTTAAATCTTCAACTTCATTTTTTAAATTTTCAACTGCACCCGCAATACTCGGCTCAGATACTTTCATATATCCAACTTCTGTTGGAAAATCAGTTTTTTTAATAAATTTATCTTTAATATCATTAAAAGTTACTTCACCATAAGGTAAACTACTTCCATGACTAATAAGTAATACTCCAAAATTATTTGACATAATAATATTATTAAAAAAAGTATTATTTAAAAGTAATTATTAAAAAAAGTAGAAAAAATATAAGGAAAGTATTACTTTCCAAAAAAATAGCCTATTTAACTGGTTTAAATTTAAATCCGTAAGAAATTACACCATCAGGACCATCTTCAGAAATTCTTCTAAAGACCATTTCTACAGAATCACCAATTTCAATATCATCAACGTCACAATCCACTAATTGTGAAGTCAACTTAGCACCTTCATCCAATTCAATTACTGCAACGGCATAAGGTGCCATTTTTTTGAAATCATCAGGAGGTGATCTAATAACAGAATAAGTATATATTTTTCCTTTACCTGAAAATTGGAAAGGCTCTAATTTTCCTTTTCTTCTACAATTTGGACAAACAACACGAGAAGGGAAAAATACATCTCCGCACTCATTACATTTTGAACCAACAAGACTATATCTTTGTTGTATATGACGCCACATTCTAACAGTATCTGACATGGTATCCTCCAAATATTTTTTAATTATTACTACATTTAATCGATATAATATAAAAAATTAACT containing:
- the cfbA gene encoding sirohydrochlorin nickelochelatase, producing the protein MSNNFGVLLISHGSSLPYGEVTFNDIKDKFIKKTDFPTEVGYMKVSEPSIAGAVENLKNEVEDLNKIIALPVFLAPGIHTNIDIPILLGLDPLEEDPRCPDGNYPDEHYLSIADDVDFDGEIELLSAIGPDDDLLKFIDKRIDEVLKESELDEDAKTGILLVSHGSRLKYNKEFISTLFTKFEKTTDYPCNFGFMELAEPSIPDAIDVLLSKNDVDRLIVVPVFIAPGVHTTNDIPTILGLKEGHSHHHHHDHDHGHHHEHHHHHDLTTINFDGEILYPEPIKADDILIDILIKKVNNSL
- a CDS encoding Zn-ribbon domain-containing OB-fold protein; the protein is MSDTVRMWRHIQQRYSLVGSKCNECGDVFFPSRVVCPNCRRKGKLEPFQFSGKGKIYTYSVIRSPPDDFKKMAPYAVAVIELDEGAKLTSQLVDCDVDDIEIGDSVEMVFRRISEDGPDGVISYGFKFKPVK